In Gallus gallus isolate bGalGal1 chromosome Z, bGalGal1.mat.broiler.GRCg7b, whole genome shotgun sequence, one DNA window encodes the following:
- the GNG10 gene encoding guanine nucleotide-binding protein G(I)/G(S)/G(O) subunit gamma-10: MSSAGSLSTMQRLVEQLKLEAAVERIKVSQAAAELQQYCMQNACKDALLVGVPAGSNPFREPRSCTLL, translated from the exons ATGTCGTCGGCCGGCAGCCTGAGCACCATGCAGCGCCTGGTGGAGCAGCTGAAGCTGGAGGCCGCCGTGGAGAGGATCAAG gtctcccaggcagctgcagagctccagcaaTACTGCATGCAAAATGCCTGCAAAGATGCCTTGCTGGTTGGGGTTCCTGCGGGGAGCAATCCCTTCCGTGAGCCCAGATCCTGCACTCTGCTCTGA
- the DNAJC25 gene encoding dnaJ homolog subfamily C member 25 has translation MAAAGGRRWLLCLWLSAALLLPRPARGLIEGLYCGRRVCYEVLGVGRQASKAEIARAYRQLARQYHPDRYRGEPAAAGGSQAAHEKFLLIATAYETLKDEETRKDYDYMLDHPEEYYRHYYHYYSRRLAPKVDVRIVILVTVCAISVFQFFSWWSSYNEAINYLATVPKYRIQATEIAKQQGLLNKTREKGKNRRSKEEIREEEEEIIKDIIKNKIDIKGGYQKPKIYDILLFQILLAPFYLCKYVIWYCWWIYCFTIKGQEYGVEEKLYIIRRYMKMSQSQFDSLEDHQKETFLERQLWIRENYEVYKQEQEEELKKKMAMDPRWKRYRRWMRNEGPGRLTFIDD, from the exons ATGGCGGCGGCCGGCGGCCGGCGTTGGCTGCTGTGCCTGTGGCTGTCGGCCGCGCTGCTGCTGCCGCGCCCGGCGCGGGGCCTGATCGAAGGGCTGTACTGCGGGCGGCGCGTGTGCTACGAGGTGCTGGGCGTCGGCCGGCAGGCCAGCAAGGCGGAGATCGCCCGCGCCTACCGGCAGCTGGCCCGCCAGTACCACCCCGACCGCTACCGCGGGGAGCCGGCCGCGGCGGGCGGCTCGCAGGCGGCGCACGAGAAGTTCCTGCTCATCGCCACCGCCTACGAGACCCTCAAG GATGAAGAAACGCGTAAAGATTATGATTACATGTTGGATCATCCTGAAGAGTATTACAGACACTATTATCACTACTACAGCAGGAGATTGGCACCTAAAGTGGATGTCCGAATAGTGATTCTGGTTACGGTGTGTGCCATCTCCGTGTTTCAG TTCTTCAGCTGGTGGAGTAGTTACAATGAAGCTATCAACTATCTAGCTACAGTGCCAAAATACCGTATACAAGCTACTGAGATTGCCAAGCAACAAGGTTTACTCAACAAGACCAGAGAAAAAGGCAAGAACAGGAGGTCTAAAGAAGAAATTcgtgaagaagaggaagaaatcatCAAagacattattaaaaataaaatagatataaAAGGCGGTTATCAGAAGCCCAAGATATATGATATCCTTCTGTTTCAGATCCTTCTTGCTCCTTTCTACTTGTGCAAGTATGTAATTTGGTACTGTTGGTGGATTTATTGTTTCACTATTAAAGGGCAAGAATATGGTGTGGAAGAGAAGCTGTATATCATACGGAGATACATGAAAATGTCTCAGTCTCAGTTTGACAGCCTAGAAGATCATCAAAAAGAAACCTTTCTTGAACGGCAGCTGTGGATACGAGAAAACTATGAG GTCTATAAACAAGAGCAAGAAGAGGAGTTAAAGAAGAAGATGGCCATGGATCCCCGATGGAAGAGGTATCGGAGGTGGATGAGGAATGAAGGACCTGGAAGACTGACTTTTATTGATGACTGA